A stretch of the Zeugodacus cucurbitae isolate PBARC_wt_2022May chromosome 6, idZeuCucr1.2, whole genome shotgun sequence genome encodes the following:
- the LOC105217742 gene encoding cyclin-dependent kinase 5 homolog translates to MQKYEKLEKIGEGTYGTVFKGRNRETMEIVALKRVRLDEDDEGVPSSALREICLLKELKHKNIVRLYDVLHSDKKLTLVFEHCDQDLKKYFDSLNGEIDMAVCRSFMLQLLRGLAFCHSHNVLHRDLKPQNLLINKNGELKLADFGLARAFGIPVKCYSAEVVTLWYRPPDVLFGAKLYTTSIDMWSAGCIFAELADAGRPLFPGSDVLDQLMKIFRVLGTPSEETWPGVTHLADYVALPSFPPITSWSQIVPRLNSKGRDLLQKLLVCRPNKRISAEQAMQHPYFTESSSNH, encoded by the exons atgcaaaaatatgaaaaattggaGAAAATCGGTGAGGGTACTTACGGTACTGTGTTCAAGGGACGCAACCGTGAAACCATGGAAATTGTGGCACTGAAACGTGTACGTTTGGATGAGGATGACGAGGGAGTGCCTAGCTCAGCACTCAGAGAAATTTGTCTATTGAAG GAgttgaaacataaaaacattgtgCGTCTCTATGATGTATTACACTCGGACAAGAAATTAACGCTAGTGTTTGAGCATTGTGATCAGGATCTGAAGAAGTATTTTGATAGTTTGAATGGAGAAATCGATATGGCAGTTTGTCGCAGCTTTATGTTGCAACTGTTGCGCGGGCTTGCATTCTGTCACAGTCATAATGTACTCCACCGGGATTTGAAGCCACAGAATTTATTGATTAACAAAAATGGCGAGCTAAAATTAGCTGATTTCG gtTTGGCGCGTGCTTTTGGTATTCCCGTCAAGTGTTATTCAGCCGAAGTTGTTACACTATGGTATAGACCACCAGATGTGCTCTTTGGTGCAAAACTGTATACAACCAGTATTGATATGTGGTCAGCAGGTTGTATATTTGCCGAGCTTGCCGATGCTGGTCGACCGTTATTTCCAGGTTCAGATGTTTTGGATCAACTAATGAAGATCTTCCGTGTGCTTGGTACTCCCTCAGAAGAGACTTGGCCTGGTGTCACTCATTTGGCTGACTACGTGGCGCTTCCAT ccTTTCCGCCCATTACATCTTGGAGTCAAATAGTACCACGTCTCAATTCCAAAGGTCGAGATTTGTTACAGAAATTATTGGTATGTCGGCCAAATAAACGTATTAGCGCGGAACAGGCTATGCAGCATCCATATTTCACTGAAAGCTCGTCAAACCATTAA
- the LOC105217740 gene encoding chromatin assembly factor 1 subunit B — MKCKIPEISWHNRDPVLSVDIQPRSLEKSNKKHRLASGGTDAHVLIWYMNYTDDEKDIELDLAADLTRHQRAVNAVKWSPNGELLASGDDESVVFIWKLKGEQEPLNILDNTNEQDKEVWIVLKVLRGHMEDIYDLSWAPNSQFLVSGSVDNSAMVWDVQKGKSTGMLRDHKSFVQGVAWDPKNQYIATLSSDRYLRIFDIQSKRVLHRINKSTLPVGEGNEFHGHRLRLFHDDTLQTFFRRLCFTPDGKLLLTPAGVAEKEDVAQSLHTTYVFSRHSFRQPAIVLPCPGQYTVAVRCCPILYRLRPHKADVNPPVVPLPYRMIFAVATRSSVYFYDTQQRQPFAVISNIHYTRLTDVTWSSDGRIVVVSSTDGFCSLITFEAGELGEEYENAEQVLSANDINTVSKKTKKQKENDAQSVKERKPSTDEPKTINIKRYPLAQIAEVQKTDEPMETTVEATTTTNVETQPEKSVSDKVEVKCGESAVLVQNNNKNSVSESVPVNLNNAGAALAITKTLGAQIIIDKEILSSDERFESPEKKSRPVTPIMVRRTPRSATLPNTISTPTTSETHTNSAKKTTNTPATSRLTKGATPISVRRTPRALLSMPAPPAAVSTSTVEEVALDAWPTPMEVDDSNAGTKTTSTNSESIIKPPAVVAETHKSAVNNDATLECTEDMRLVYEDSVDNNSQAAITKTTAEQECKSVEKPTSNTETVAGKEVSAQTPTPKTPMSGNKTPRRVALKTISTPKSKKKLLD; from the exons atgaaGTGTAAAATCCCAGAAATCTCATGGCATAATCGCGACCCAGTACTGAGTGTGGATATACAACCCAGATCCCTagaaaaatccaataaaaaacatCGCCTGGCCTCGGGTGGCACAGACGCTCATGTACTAATCTGGTATATGAATTACACAGATGATGAAAAGGATATTGAATTGGATTTGGCTGCTGATTTAACGCGTCATCAGCGTGCAGTAAATGCGGTAAAATGGTCACCAAACGGTGAGTTGCTGGCATCCGGTGATGACGAGAGTGTCGTCTTCATTTGGAAGTTGAAAGGCGAACAGGAGCCCTTAAATATATTGGACAACACCAACGAGCAGGATAAAGAAGTATGGATTGTATTGAAGGTATTGCGAGGTCACATGGAGGACATTTACGATTTGAGTTGGGCGCCAAATTCACAGTTTCTCGTAAGCGGTTCCGTCGATAATTCTGCCATGGTTTGGGACGTACAAAAAGGCAAATCTACGGGAATGTTGCGCGATCATAAATCGTTTGTACAAGGTGTTGCATGGGAtccaaaaaatcaatatattgctACACTTAGTTCGGATag ATATTTGAGAATTTTCGACATACAGTCAAAGCGGGTTTTACATCGCATTAACAAATCCACACTACCGGTTGGCGAAGGTAATGAATTTCATGGACATCGTTTACGTCTATTCCATGACGACACATTGCAGACATTCTTTCGGCGTCTCTGCTTCACGCCTGATGGCAAATTGCTGCTGACACCTGCTGGTGTGGCAGAAAAAGAAGATGTAGCCCAATCATTGCAcaccacatatgtatttagtcgACATTCTTTCCGACAACCTGCCATTGTGTTGCCCTGTCCCGGACAGTATACAGTAGCGGTGCGTTGCTGCCCGATTTTGTATCGATTGCGACCACATAAAGCTGATGTCAATCCGCCAGTTGTGCCACTACCATATCGCatgatattcgccgttgcaacACGTAGTTCCGTCTACTTTTATGACACACAACAGCGACAACCATTTGCAGTAATCTCGAATATACACTATACGCGTTTAACAGATGTGACTTGGTCCAGTGACGGTCGAATTGTGGTCGTATCAAGTACGGAtggtttttgttcgttgatCACCTTTGAGGCGGGTGAATTGGGAGAGGAATATGAAAATGCCGAGCAAGTTTTAAGTGCAAACGATATCAATACAGttagtaaaaaaacaaagaaacaaaaGGAAAACGACGCACAAAGTGTTAAGGAGCGCAAACCATCCACCGATGAACCGAAAACTATAAACATCAAACGTTATCCGCTGGCGCAAATAGCCGAAGTGCAAAAAACCGACGAGCCAATGGAGACAACAGTagaagccacaacaacaacaaatgtggaaACACAACCTGAAAAATCTGTTAGCGATAAAGTAGAAGTAAAGTGCGGCGAAAGCGCAGTGttagttcaaaataataataaaaattcagttAGTGAGAGTGTGCCAGTGAATTTAAATAACGCCGGCGCCGCATTGgcaattacaaaaacacttgGTGCTCAAATCATTATTGACAAGGAAATTCTTAGCTCCGATGAACGCTTCGAATCACCAGAGAAAAAGAGTCGTCCTGTCACACCGATAATGGTTCGACGCACGCCACGTAGTGCAACGCTCCCCAACACTATTAGTACTCCTACCACCAGTGAGACGCATACAAATAGtgcaaagaaaacaacaaatacgcCTGCTACATCGCGACTGACAAAGGGTGCTACACCCATATCAGTACGACGCACGCCTCGTGCGCTTTTGTCAATGCCGGCGCCACCAGCAGCAGTTTCAACCTCAACTGTAGAGGAAGTGGCGCTTGATGCCTGGCCAACACCAATGGAAGTAGATGACAGTAATGCCGGAACAAAGACTACTTCCACAAACAGTGAGTCGATTATTAAACCACCTGCTGTAGTTGCTGAGACACACAAGTCGGCCGTTAACAACGACGCAACGTTGGAGTGCACCGAAGATATGCGTTTGGTATACGAGGATTCGGTGGATAATAATTCGCAGGCGGCAATTACAAAAACTACTGCAGAGCAGGAGTGTAAAAGCGTCGAAAAACCAACGTCAAATACTGAAACAGTAGCTGGTAAGGAAGTAAGCGCACAAACACCAACACCAAAAACACCGATGTCGGGCAATAAAACACCGCGACGGGTTGCGCTTAAAACAATATCAACACCCAAATCGAAAAAGAAGTTATTGGATTAA